A DNA window from Thermoplasmata archaeon contains the following coding sequences:
- the csm2 gene encoding type III-A CRISPR-associated protein Csm2 — MYQQHERRDYRGHGPQKQEEKVNIDLKGMNYEQIDQKAAEIAGELSRKVTPNQMRNAFELIAGALKKLDRGNIETVKMDLLLTKPKIAYMVKEEKSIPMVNWLLAAIESAIKANDVETYKKLQAFNEALLGYFKYECEKNKQR; from the coding sequence ATGTATCAACAACATGAACGGAGAGATTATCGTGGCCATGGTCCACAGAAACAGGAAGAAAAAGTAAACATTGATTTGAAGGGCATGAATTATGAGCAGATCGACCAAAAAGCCGCAGAAATTGCGGGAGAACTATCTAGAAAAGTGACGCCTAATCAGATGCGGAATGCTTTTGAGCTAATCGCAGGTGCGTTGAAAAAACTGGACCGTGGAAATATAGAAACTGTGAAGATGGATTTACTTCTAACCAAGCCGAAAATTGCATACATGGTCAAAGAAGAAAAAAGTATTCCAATGGTAAATTGGTTGCTTGCAGCGATTGAAAGTGCAATCAAGGCCAACGATGTGGAGACATACAAGAAACTTCAGGCGTTTAATGAGGCATTGTTGGGCTATTTCAAGTATGAGTGCGAAAAAAATAAGCAGAGGTGA
- the csm3 gene encoding type III-A CRISPR-associated RAMP protein Csm3 — protein sequence MKLKGRIKVNAVLTVETGLHIGGMKETYSIGDLDNPVIKIKWKRNNEMKDLPYIPGSSLKGKIRSLVEEKEKNGKFCTCATDSCTICKLFGPGPTGEAKGGKPRLKVRDGFLCKDQEAMLESVDFVEIKMENTIDRARGTAKNPRQTERVLPGTKFDVEFVISLYEGDQPKEFLELLFGGLYMLEDDYLGGSGSRGYGKISFSSINIYYTAAEDYKAEKAAKKVGEGKTLKEVNISEICSQIK from the coding sequence ATGAAGTTGAAAGGGAGAATAAAGGTGAATGCTGTGCTTACTGTGGAGACAGGACTGCACATAGGTGGAATGAAAGAGACATACAGTATTGGGGACCTAGATAACCCTGTGATAAAGATAAAATGGAAGCGAAACAACGAGATGAAAGATTTGCCATACATACCAGGAAGTTCGTTGAAAGGCAAGATTAGAAGTTTGGTTGAGGAGAAGGAAAAGAATGGCAAGTTTTGCACATGTGCTACTGATTCCTGCACAATCTGTAAACTTTTTGGACCAGGTCCCACTGGGGAAGCTAAAGGTGGGAAGCCAAGGTTGAAGGTGCGAGATGGATTTTTGTGCAAGGACCAGGAAGCCATGTTGGAAAGTGTTGATTTCGTAGAGATAAAAATGGAAAATACAATAGATAGGGCAAGAGGAACTGCAAAGAACCCGAGGCAGACAGAGCGAGTTCTACCAGGTACTAAGTTTGATGTGGAATTTGTGATTTCATTGTATGAGGGTGATCAACCGAAGGAATTTCTAGAACTTTTGTTTGGAGGGTTGTATATGCTAGAGGATGACTATCTTGGAGGTTCTGGTAGTAGGGGCTATGGGAAAATCTCTTTCAGCAGCATAAACATATATTATACTGCGGCTGAGGATTATAAGGCAGAGAAGGCCGCCAAAAAGGTTGGAGAGGGAAAAACTCTGAAAGAGGTAAATATAAGTGAGATATGCTCCCAAATTAAGTAG
- the csm5 gene encoding type III-A CRISPR-associated RAMP protein Csm5 gives MGSEEKGKLGYDFVVKEGMAYRVDIHKVVGKIGNQERVVNELVSKMMDRMNPFDMASFLNDYKVPPDSVSMYGIDSQITSAKSTYTVHFFIKDSVNRVYIPGSSIKGAIRTYTAASKLLQNKKGKRVEDVGEEIFDLKKSFEQPWLELFQQNLKRRDPLIRDAKPTKSISDVLTLSTIEIHTERGGTFRRQQGKIYGEFVKPGVEFDIEFGRIERNKLHGILTNVDAYCKKIGEMEEAFYSEYGKEENYQHIADFYKSSIRSSGDKEYIFRIGMGSSFLCTSLLPVLKVLGYKNAEEIFKKVLRGRRSPLAITVPDSRKLTSIGGSLYPIGWVKLTLQD, from the coding sequence ATCGGTTCTGAGGAAAAAGGGAAGCTCGGGTATGATTTTGTTGTGAAAGAAGGAATGGCATATCGTGTTGATATACACAAAGTGGTTGGAAAGATTGGAAATCAAGAAAGAGTGGTGAACGAGTTAGTATCCAAAATGATGGATAGAATGAATCCATTTGATATGGCGTCTTTCCTGAATGATTACAAAGTTCCACCAGACTCTGTTTCAATGTACGGAATTGATTCTCAGATTACATCAGCAAAGAGCACATACACTGTCCACTTTTTCATAAAGGATTCTGTGAACAGGGTTTATATCCCTGGCTCTTCAATTAAGGGTGCAATCAGAACTTACACAGCAGCGAGTAAATTATTGCAGAACAAAAAAGGGAAGCGGGTTGAGGATGTTGGGGAGGAAATTTTTGATTTGAAAAAGTCCTTTGAACAACCATGGCTTGAACTGTTTCAGCAAAACCTGAAAAGAAGAGACCCTCTCATCAGGGATGCAAAGCCAACGAAAAGCATTTCGGATGTGCTAACGCTTAGCACAATTGAGATTCATACGGAAAGAGGAGGAACTTTCAGAAGGCAGCAGGGAAAGATATACGGGGAGTTTGTAAAGCCAGGTGTAGAGTTTGATATTGAGTTTGGAAGGATTGAGAGAAATAAACTGCATGGTATCCTCACTAATGTTGATGCCTATTGCAAGAAAATTGGAGAAATGGAAGAGGCGTTTTACAGCGAGTATGGAAAAGAAGAGAACTACCAGCACATTGCAGATTTTTATAAGTCTTCTATCAGGAGTTCTGGAGATAAAGAGTATATTTTCAGGATAGGCATGGGCTCTTCTTTTCTCTGCACTTCTCTTCTACCAGTGCTGAAAGTTCTAGGGTATAAGAATGCAGAAGAGATTTTCAAAAAAGTTCTGCGGGGAAGGAGGTCTCCATTGGCTATTACAGTGCCCGACTCAAGAAAATTAACTAGCATCGGAGGTAGTTTGTATCCGATTGGCTGGGTTAAATTGACGCTTCAGGACTGA
- a CDS encoding nucleotidyltransferase family protein: MNKAELFEKITQFLKERGVKKVAIFGSYVRGEERPDSDIDIVVEFSERKSLLDIIELEQELSELLGVKVELLTEKSISPYMIERIRNEMKVLYG, from the coding sequence ATGAACAAAGCAGAACTCTTTGAAAAGATAACCCAGTTTCTGAAAGAGCGGGGAGTGAAAAAGGTAGCCATTTTTGGGTCATATGTTCGTGGAGAGGAGAGGCCAGATAGCGATATAGATATCGTCGTGGAGTTTTCAGAAAGGAAAAGTTTACTTGACATTATAGAGCTTGAGCAAGAACTCTCTGAGTTACTAGGAGTAAAGGTGGAATTACTCACAGAAAAATCGATAAGCCCTTACATGATTGAAAGAATAAGAAATGAGATGAAGGTGTTATATGGATGA
- a CDS encoding DUF86 domain-containing protein translates to MHYFVTPTAYLTSGAVYLKHILDALQRIEEYTQGVSYECFQKSNLIQAGVIRELEIVGEATKRLSENTRMRYPHIPWNKMARMRDKLIHGYFGVDLDAVWDTVKKDVPLLKTMLVEILEKENK, encoded by the coding sequence ATGCACTACTTTGTTACACCCACTGCATATCTTACCTCTGGTGCGGTTTACCTGAAACATATTCTGGATGCACTACAAAGAATTGAGGAATATACGCAAGGAGTAAGCTATGAGTGCTTCCAGAAGAGTAACTTAATTCAAGCTGGTGTAATAAGGGAACTTGAGATAGTGGGCGAAGCAACTAAAAGATTAAGTGAGAATACCAGAATGAGATATCCGCACATACCTTGGAATAAAATGGCAAGGATGAGAGATAAGTTGATACACGGTTATTTCGGTGTAGATTTAGACGCTGTATGGGATACTGTTAAAAAAGATGTCCCATTGTTGAAAACCATGTTAGTAGAAATTCTTGAAAAAGAGAATAAATGA
- the cas6 gene encoding CRISPR system precrRNA processing endoribonuclease RAMP protein Cas6, whose product MLEIGNFVVGIKFEEPASLPEWKGNFIRGVLAKHVRDISCSRKRQDCKLCRMRSNCVYYALFEASAPANARYLSKLEGIPRPIVISETGMDKSAYECGETASFGIVLVGSGLKGLPVIVGALQNLGECGMSIGGHRGKFVLERVQARGLDENNLNVFEDGKLNLDFPRLRFEDFLVKVENYSGKLCLNFLTPTQIKAEGTVETPPKFRNLLARLAFRVNALANYYTGKLEIAEGKIKQMLRASENVRIGSTEIKILPEFLRVSHNKVTRHHMFFMGKIWYEGEFSRDVMALLRFGSLLHVGKYAGFGCGEYLLEQEPVQL is encoded by the coding sequence ATGCTGGAAATAGGAAATTTTGTGGTTGGGATTAAGTTTGAGGAACCTGCAAGTTTACCAGAATGGAAGGGAAATTTTATAAGGGGAGTATTGGCCAAGCATGTGCGGGATATTTCCTGTTCTAGGAAGAGACAGGATTGTAAGTTGTGTAGAATGCGGTCTAACTGTGTTTACTATGCTCTGTTTGAGGCATCTGCGCCAGCAAATGCAAGGTATTTGAGCAAGCTTGAGGGAATTCCGAGGCCCATTGTGATTAGCGAAACTGGCATGGACAAAAGTGCGTATGAATGCGGAGAGACTGCGAGTTTTGGGATTGTTTTAGTAGGGAGTGGTTTGAAAGGATTGCCAGTGATTGTGGGTGCTTTGCAAAATCTTGGAGAATGTGGAATGAGCATTGGAGGGCACAGAGGAAAGTTTGTGTTGGAGCGAGTTCAAGCAAGAGGGTTAGACGAAAATAATTTGAATGTGTTTGAAGATGGGAAATTGAATTTAGATTTTCCAAGGTTGCGATTTGAGGATTTCCTTGTAAAGGTGGAGAACTATAGTGGTAAGCTGTGTTTGAATTTTCTGACGCCAACACAGATAAAAGCAGAAGGCACAGTAGAAACACCTCCAAAGTTTAGAAATCTTCTTGCAAGGTTAGCATTTAGAGTGAATGCACTTGCGAATTATTACACTGGTAAATTGGAAATCGCAGAGGGGAAAATAAAGCAGATGTTGAGAGCAAGTGAGAATGTGAGAATAGGTAGCACTGAAATTAAGATTCTCCCTGAATTTTTAAGGGTTTCGCACAACAAAGTGACGAGGCATCATATGTTCTTCATGGGTAAGATATGGTATGAGGGCGAATTTTCGAGAGATGTAATGGCGCTTTTGCGTTTCGGTTCCCTCCTCCATGTGGGCAAATATGCTGGTTTTGGATGTGGAGAATATCTGCTTGAGCAAGAACCAGTGCAGTTATGA
- a CDS encoding CRISPR-associated protein Csx14 translates to MKTCVIAPMGTSPPVVSEYIDWLYRHNQYVNDVVIIDTQEKRVRASTEIVRIAFLEKFPDLRVHVHTLEYPDIDSTERNIEFMRVCAEIIKEEREKHNVERVILNVGGGRKNMCITLTLVGQLLGVNGAFHVVNKNVQDVNLTLEKMRKDIEDIYELTSDEEKLDRFRAKKEDFEHLLFPDESQYEIIQLPVIPLPPEVLGIIKTLLCEESDVELHAEMRRYKELLANAGLGYWERGRFRTEKFGEEIGKLL, encoded by the coding sequence ATGAAGACATGTGTGATTGCGCCGATGGGCACAAGCCCTCCTGTTGTGAGCGAATACATTGACTGGCTTTATAGACACAACCAGTATGTGAACGATGTTGTGATTATTGATACGCAGGAAAAGAGGGTGAGGGCATCTACAGAGATAGTGCGTATTGCATTTCTGGAGAAATTTCCCGACTTGAGGGTGCATGTGCATACCCTAGAGTATCCAGATATAGATTCAACTGAAAGGAACATAGAGTTCATGCGTGTATGTGCAGAAATAATAAAGGAAGAGCGCGAGAAACATAATGTGGAGCGTGTCATTTTAAATGTTGGAGGTGGAAGAAAGAACATGTGCATCACGCTTACTTTAGTTGGGCAGTTGCTAGGAGTTAACGGTGCCTTCCATGTGGTAAACAAGAATGTGCAGGATGTGAATCTTACGCTGGAAAAAATGCGGAAAGATATCGAAGATATTTATGAACTGACGAGCGATGAGGAAAAGCTTGATAGGTTCAGGGCAAAAAAAGAAGATTTTGAGCATTTGCTATTCCCAGATGAAAGCCAGTATGAGATAATTCAGTTACCTGTGATACCATTGCCTCCAGAAGTTTTGGGGATAATAAAGACATTGTTGTGTGAGGAAAGCGATGTTGAGCTTCATGCAGAGATGCGGAGGTACAAGGAGTTACTCGCAAATGCAGGCCTGGGTTACTGGGAGCGAGGAAGGTTCAGAACCGAGAAATTTGGTGAAGAAATAGGGAAGTTGTTGTAG